The Kwoniella mangroviensis CBS 8507 chromosome 1 map unlocalized Ctg02, whole genome shotgun sequence genome window below encodes:
- a CDS encoding 5-formyltetrahydrofolate cyclo-ligase has product MSTQAAFALKASLRKSMLRTLKGMSDGEVEKQSQAVFRILLDQPFFKEAKSIGCYLSMKHGELRTNGIVDHILKRGSTLYTPFIPPPPSRSPEAQSSSSSQDMRMLRLYSSSDLERCPLDKWGILDPGETRNDVEGEDREDVMNRSSPPLDLILVPGVAFDEECNRLGRGKAYYDRFLLSYTSKRPSPLLVALALSPQILEVSERVPTTEHDFRLDGVISPEGVVWREKKWKDIV; this is encoded by the exons ATGTCGACCCAAGCAGCTTTCGCCCTCAAGGCGTCTTTGCGGAAATCGATGCTGAGGACTTTGAAAGGTATGtcagatggtgaagtggaaAAGCAAT CACAAGCGGTATTCAGAATACTTCTcgatcaacctttcttcaaGGAAGCGAAATCGATAGGTTGTTACTTGAGCATGAAGCATGGCGAACTAAGGACCAATGGGATTGTGGATCATATCCTGAAGAGAG GCTCAACATTATATACCCCCTTCATCCCACCACCGCCATCACGAAGCCCTGAAGCtcaatcttcatcgtcatcacagGACATGAGAATGTTACGATTGTACTCGTCATCTGATCTGGAGCGATGTCCATTGGATAAGTGGGGTATTTTAGATCCGGGAGAGACGCGGAATGAcgtagaaggagaagatagggaggatg TGATGAATCGTTCTTCTCCACCGCTCGACCTCATCTTAGTACCTGGTGTGGCTTTCGACGAGGAATGCAACAGG CTGGGGAGAGGTAAAGCATATTACGATCGGTTTTTGTTGTCCTACACGTCGAAAAGACCGTCCCCGTTACTCG TTGCTCTGGCATTATCTCCCCAGATATTGGAGGTCAGTGAAAGAGTGCCTACGACCGAACATGACTTCCGATTGGATGGGGTCATCTCACCCGAAGGTGTAGTttggagggagaagaagtggaaggataTCGTATAG